In the Salmo trutta chromosome 33, fSalTru1.1, whole genome shotgun sequence genome, one interval contains:
- the LOC115172292 gene encoding synaptosomal-associated protein 23 isoform X2: MADMSVEDITMRANQVTDESLESTRRMLQMAEESRQTGVKTIDMLDQQGEQLKRTEEGMDQINQDMRQAEKNLTDLSKCCGLCVCPCDRVTSIEHDSKYKRTWGMGDGSSGGGGGGGEGVDSSVVSTQPSGVRNGQANQQQSMGGPYIKRITNDAREDEMEENLDQVGSIIGNLKNMAMDMGSEIDKQNKHIDRITDKADMNKARIDEANQRANKLIK; this comes from the exons ATGGCAGACATGTCAGTGGAAGATATCACCATGAGGGCCAACCAAGTGACTGATGAG TCCTTGGAGAGCACTAGGCGGATGCTACAGATGGCTGAGGAG AGCAGGCAGACTGGTGTCAAGACCATTGACATGCTGGACCAACAGGGGG AGCAACTGAAGCGCACGGAGGAGGGTATGGACCAAATCAACCAGGATATGAGACAGGCTGAGAAGAACCTGACTGACCTGTCCAAGTGCTGTGGCCTCTGTGTCTGCCCCTGTGACAG GGTGACGTCCATAGAGCATGACTCTAAGTACAAGCGTACCTGGGGAATGGGTGATGGTagcagtggaggaggaggaggaggaggagagggagtggaCAGCTCGGTGGTGTCCACTCAACCATCAGGTGTCCGTAATGGACAGGCCAACCAGCAGCAGTCCATGGGGGGACCTTACATCAAGAG GATAACCAACGATGCTCGGGAGGATGAGATGGAGGAGAATCTGGACCAGGTGGGCAGCATCATAGGTAACCTGAAGAACATGGCCATGGACATGGGCTCTGAGATAGACAAGCAGAACAAACATATCGACCGCATCACAGATAAG gcggACATGAACAAAGCACGTATCGACGAGGCCAACCAGCGAGCTAACAAGCTCATCAAGTAG
- the LOC115172292 gene encoding synaptosomal-associated protein 23 isoform X1 yields MEWNGGKMNRPQSVELGVTGGTSNFDSSKMADMSVEDITMRANQVTDESLESTRRMLQMAEESRQTGVKTIDMLDQQGEQLKRTEEGMDQINQDMRQAEKNLTDLSKCCGLCVCPCDRVTSIEHDSKYKRTWGMGDGSSGGGGGGGEGVDSSVVSTQPSGVRNGQANQQQSMGGPYIKRITNDAREDEMEENLDQVGSIIGNLKNMAMDMGSEIDKQNKHIDRITDKADMNKARIDEANQRANKLIK; encoded by the exons gcctCAGAGTGTAGAGCTTGGTGTGACAGGAGGAACCTCCAACTTTGACAGCAGCAAAATGGCAGACATGTCAGTGGAAGATATCACCATGAGGGCCAACCAAGTGACTGATGAG TCCTTGGAGAGCACTAGGCGGATGCTACAGATGGCTGAGGAG AGCAGGCAGACTGGTGTCAAGACCATTGACATGCTGGACCAACAGGGGG AGCAACTGAAGCGCACGGAGGAGGGTATGGACCAAATCAACCAGGATATGAGACAGGCTGAGAAGAACCTGACTGACCTGTCCAAGTGCTGTGGCCTCTGTGTCTGCCCCTGTGACAG GGTGACGTCCATAGAGCATGACTCTAAGTACAAGCGTACCTGGGGAATGGGTGATGGTagcagtggaggaggaggaggaggaggagagggagtggaCAGCTCGGTGGTGTCCACTCAACCATCAGGTGTCCGTAATGGACAGGCCAACCAGCAGCAGTCCATGGGGGGACCTTACATCAAGAG GATAACCAACGATGCTCGGGAGGATGAGATGGAGGAGAATCTGGACCAGGTGGGCAGCATCATAGGTAACCTGAAGAACATGGCCATGGACATGGGCTCTGAGATAGACAAGCAGAACAAACATATCGACCGCATCACAGATAAG gcggACATGAACAAAGCACGTATCGACGAGGCCAACCAGCGAGCTAACAAGCTCATCAAGTAG